The following proteins are co-located in the Paludibaculum fermentans genome:
- a CDS encoding OmpA family protein — protein sequence MKQRHIAGTMLALSFFLFAAGCKKKPPVVPPPPTPVVKDQPKVEKGPAAVVSSFTAEPSTIVRGESSTLRWNVSNSTEVTIDNGIGVVAGSGSRQVFPSATTTYRMTAKGDGGDAVSAVTVTVTTPPPPPPPEPKATASLSDRITRDIQDVFFDYDKSEVREDGRATLQRNADALKSILSDFPSAVISLEGHCDERGSAEYNIGLGDRRAAGVKEFLTQMGVPADRLKTVSYGKEKPFCTDSNEDCWQKNRRAHFVGVQ from the coding sequence ATGAAACAACGTCACATCGCTGGCACGATGCTGGCCCTGTCTTTCTTTCTTTTCGCGGCAGGCTGTAAGAAGAAACCGCCCGTCGTACCACCTCCACCGACTCCCGTGGTGAAGGATCAACCAAAGGTGGAGAAGGGCCCGGCCGCCGTCGTCAGCAGCTTCACGGCCGAACCATCCACGATCGTGCGGGGCGAGTCCTCGACTTTGCGGTGGAATGTCTCGAACTCGACGGAAGTGACCATCGACAACGGCATCGGCGTCGTAGCCGGATCGGGCAGCCGCCAGGTGTTCCCGTCGGCGACCACCACCTACAGAATGACCGCGAAGGGCGATGGCGGCGATGCGGTCTCCGCCGTGACTGTCACCGTGACCACACCGCCTCCGCCTCCGCCTCCGGAGCCGAAGGCCACTGCTTCGCTGTCCGATCGGATTACGCGGGATATCCAGGACGTATTCTTTGACTACGACAAGAGCGAAGTCAGGGAAGACGGCCGCGCCACCCTGCAGCGCAACGCCGATGCCCTGAAGTCGATCCTGAGTGACTTCCCGTCGGCGGTGATCTCCCTGGAAGGCCATTGCGACGAGCGCGGCTCAGCCGAGTACAATATCGGCCTGGGCGACCGCCGTGCGGCCGGCGTCAAGGAATTCCTGACGCAGATGGGCGTTCCGGCGGATCGTCTCAAGACGGTCAGCTACGGCAAGGAAAAGCCGTTCTGTACGGATTCGAATGAAGATTGCTGGCAGAAAAACCGGCGGGCTCATTTCGTCGGCGTCCAGTAA
- a CDS encoding PD40 domain-containing protein: MKKTISLSLLAVGFLAALAYSQSQDRIKIEIIKKDKPKIALPDFRGAGGAGPLVDTFNQTVFDDIQRSGLFNMVAKSFYPLNPPQQESDLRPTPAPTPGRRGEPPTPANCGGRCLTDWSGSPVNATLLGFGYAAEQGGQFVVFGHLYNASVADVTGAKLFRKLYNAPLTADGARKLGHDYAADILAQFGAPSLAGSKIYFISTRTGSKEIWSMDFDGSNQKPITSFRSITTFPAVSPDGTRLAFTTYAKGQPRIMMYSTVTGRFIPFLNPEAPMNATPGFSPDGQSVLFSSSISGFAQIYIANLDGSNLRRLSTSRAIEVEPKVNPKTGTDMVFVSGRGGLQQIYRMNMDGADPMRLTTGEGEASNPAWHPDGKAIAFAWTRGFAPGNWNIFIMDVASRETVQLTHGQGRNENPSWAPDGRHLVFSSNRAGGSQIFTMLADGTEVKQVTTQGFNEKPVWTK; encoded by the coding sequence ATGAAAAAAACAATCTCACTCAGCCTGCTCGCCGTCGGGTTTCTGGCCGCGCTCGCCTACAGCCAGTCGCAGGACCGGATCAAGATAGAAATCATCAAGAAGGACAAGCCGAAAATCGCCTTGCCGGACTTCCGCGGTGCCGGTGGAGCCGGCCCGTTGGTGGACACCTTTAACCAGACGGTCTTTGACGATATCCAGCGCTCGGGCCTCTTCAACATGGTGGCGAAGAGTTTCTACCCGCTGAACCCGCCCCAGCAGGAATCAGACCTGCGCCCCACCCCGGCTCCAACGCCCGGACGGCGCGGCGAACCGCCTACGCCGGCCAACTGCGGCGGACGGTGCCTGACGGACTGGAGCGGATCTCCGGTGAACGCCACCCTGCTGGGCTTCGGCTATGCGGCTGAACAGGGCGGGCAGTTTGTGGTGTTCGGGCACCTGTACAACGCCTCGGTCGCGGATGTCACGGGTGCGAAGCTGTTCCGCAAGCTGTACAACGCACCGCTGACCGCGGATGGAGCCCGCAAGCTGGGGCACGACTATGCCGCCGACATCCTGGCCCAGTTTGGAGCGCCGTCGCTGGCGGGGTCGAAGATCTATTTCATTTCGACGCGGACTGGATCGAAGGAGATCTGGTCGATGGATTTCGATGGTTCGAACCAGAAGCCGATTACTTCGTTCAGATCCATCACGACGTTCCCTGCGGTCTCACCCGATGGTACGAGGCTTGCATTTACCACTTATGCGAAGGGGCAACCTCGCATTATGATGTACTCCACCGTGACAGGCCGGTTCATCCCTTTCCTCAACCCGGAAGCACCGATGAACGCGACGCCCGGCTTCTCGCCGGACGGCCAATCGGTCTTGTTCTCGTCGAGCATCAGCGGGTTCGCCCAGATCTACATTGCCAATCTGGACGGCAGCAACCTGCGCCGGCTTTCCACTTCGCGCGCCATCGAAGTCGAGCCGAAGGTGAATCCGAAGACCGGAACGGACATGGTCTTCGTTTCGGGGCGCGGCGGACTGCAGCAAATATATAGAATGAATATGGACGGTGCAGACCCGATGCGCCTGACGACGGGAGAAGGCGAGGCCTCAAACCCGGCCTGGCACCCCGACGGAAAGGCCATTGCGTTCGCCTGGACCCGCGGCTTTGCTCCCGGCAACTGGAACATCTTCATCATGGATGTGGCCTCCCGGGAGACCGTACAGCTGACTCATGGCCAGGGCAGAAACGAGAATCCGAGTTGGGCGCCGGACGGGCGCCACCTGGTGTTTTCGTCCAACCGGGCGGGGGGCAGCCAGATTTTCACGATGTTGGCTGATGGAACAGAAGTGAAACAGGTCACCACACAGGGGTTCAACGAGAAGCCGGTGTGGACCAAGTGA
- a CDS encoding TonB family protein, whose amino-acid sequence MDQHVDVLAERDSLKRPLIGSLVLHGALFGTIGLLTVFQFGKTVSWGDPNSMGGGSVSVTPVQRIPLPGRTGPKNPVAEDTESEIPEEVKPKPKTKEAVKDDREAIALKSKKKHKAERTERASNRVDKREYESNQVYSNAGQAATSPIYGMAPGSGGVGVGANSPFGSHCGAYATLLRDRVGQKWRTGQVDARIHTLPPAIITFDLARSGQVTGINVSQSSGNRTLDYSAQRAITEAAPFQPIPRECEGNPAHIEFWFQLKR is encoded by the coding sequence ATGGACCAACACGTCGACGTACTGGCAGAACGAGACTCGCTGAAGAGACCGCTCATCGGCTCTCTCGTGCTGCACGGTGCTCTCTTCGGTACGATCGGCCTCCTGACGGTGTTCCAGTTCGGCAAGACCGTCTCCTGGGGCGACCCGAATTCCATGGGGGGCGGCTCTGTTTCCGTCACGCCCGTCCAGCGGATTCCGCTGCCGGGCCGGACGGGTCCCAAGAACCCGGTGGCGGAAGACACCGAGTCGGAGATCCCCGAGGAAGTAAAGCCTAAGCCGAAGACCAAAGAGGCCGTGAAGGACGACCGCGAGGCGATCGCGCTGAAGTCAAAGAAGAAGCACAAGGCGGAGCGGACGGAACGGGCTTCGAACCGCGTTGATAAGCGGGAATACGAGAGCAACCAGGTTTATAGCAACGCGGGGCAGGCTGCGACGTCACCGATCTATGGCATGGCGCCGGGATCGGGTGGGGTCGGGGTAGGCGCCAATTCTCCCTTTGGCAGCCACTGCGGGGCCTATGCGACCTTGCTGCGCGACAGGGTAGGCCAGAAGTGGCGCACCGGCCAGGTCGACGCACGCATTCATACTCTACCGCCAGCGATCATCACCTTCGACCTGGCCCGCTCCGGCCAGGTTACGGGCATCAATGTCTCCCAGTCGAGCGGCAACCGAACGCTTGACTATTCGGCGCAGCGCGCCATCACCGAAGCCGCGCCCTTCCAGCCCATTCCTCGGGAGTGTGAAGGGAATCCGGCGCACATTGAGTTCTGGTTCCAACTGAAACGATGA
- a CDS encoding ExbD/TolR family protein, which produces MAFSMNNGGFGRRNGRSSGALAEINIVPLVDVVLVLLVIFMLTAHVMEFGLEVEVPRIKSGNDSTQELPVATLDRQGNLSLNEKKVNINEIGPEIKRRFPGATAVYLRADRHTVYEPIAQVVDVLGRAGMNVRLVTQPEDSGPAK; this is translated from the coding sequence ATGGCCTTCTCGATGAACAATGGCGGATTCGGACGCCGCAACGGCAGGAGCAGCGGCGCGCTGGCTGAGATCAACATCGTCCCGCTGGTAGACGTCGTTCTGGTGCTGCTGGTGATCTTCATGTTGACGGCGCATGTGATGGAGTTCGGCCTGGAAGTGGAAGTGCCGCGCATCAAATCCGGCAATGACAGTACCCAGGAACTGCCGGTGGCCACCCTGGACCGGCAAGGCAACCTCTCTCTGAACGAGAAGAAGGTGAACATCAACGAGATCGGGCCCGAGATCAAGCGCCGTTTCCCGGGCGCCACGGCGGTGTACCTGCGGGCCGACCGCCACACGGTTTACGAACCCATTGCCCAGGTTGTGGATGTGCTGGGCCGCGCAGGAATGAACGTACGCCTGGTAACACAACCCGAGGATTCCGGACCGGCGAAGTAA
- a CDS encoding MotA/TolQ/ExbB proton channel family protein produces MPFIGAFLQLSIVELVLGASLISKIVLAILLIGSLLSWTIIFAKWSQFKTAAEANTTFLRAFRKAPNLDAVAVAAEQFNKAPLTGVFDFGYEEVVRQMKSRGQIVNKVALERTLQLGISEELTRLERSMSWLATTATVSPFIGLFGTVLGIINAFQGLGSAGSASLRAVAPGIADALVATAAGLAAAIPAAIAYNVMGHSIKEIGARMEDFALEFLNLTERHFEE; encoded by the coding sequence ATGCCATTCATTGGCGCGTTCCTGCAGCTTTCCATCGTTGAACTGGTTCTGGGCGCTTCCCTCATCTCGAAGATCGTTCTGGCCATCCTGCTCATCGGTTCACTGTTGAGCTGGACGATCATCTTCGCCAAGTGGAGCCAGTTCAAGACCGCTGCCGAAGCGAATACAACTTTCCTCCGTGCCTTCCGCAAGGCTCCGAACCTGGACGCCGTGGCCGTGGCCGCGGAGCAGTTCAACAAGGCACCGCTGACCGGGGTATTTGACTTCGGGTATGAGGAAGTGGTGCGGCAGATGAAGTCGAGAGGCCAGATCGTCAACAAGGTCGCGCTGGAGCGGACCCTGCAGTTGGGGATCAGCGAAGAGCTCACGCGGCTGGAGCGCAGCATGAGCTGGCTGGCGACCACAGCGACGGTGTCGCCATTCATTGGACTGTTCGGCACCGTACTGGGCATCATCAACGCGTTTCAGGGACTGGGTTCAGCCGGCAGCGCCAGCCTGCGCGCCGTCGCACCGGGCATCGCAGACGCCCTGGTGGCTACCGCGGCGGGCCTGGCGGCCGCCATCCCGGCGGCCATCGCCTACAACGTGATGGGCCACTCCATCAAAGAGATTGGCGCGCGGATGGAAGACTTCGCGCTGGAATTCCTCAACCTGACTGAACGCCACTTCGAGGAGTAA